The sequence GTGGTGCCAGCTCCGTGTATAATgtgttttctaaaagcaaattgGGCTGTTAAAAATTCATCCCTCCCCTTGGCTTGTGCCTGTTCCCAGCAGTTAAATAATGGGGTGATTGACTCTGTGTTCACCATGGGGAGGACGTTTTGTTCTGCCTGTCACCGCAGCATCCATCACACCTTGAGGTGCCCGGCTGCGGGTGCTGAGTcctccccacagctcccagccctATGGGGCAgcctgtggctgctgggggTCATCCATAGGGCACAGCACTGCAAACACTGGGCTTAGCCTCCTTGGTGGGACTCAGCCTGATTCCTTCTTACTCATCACATCTAGAGACAAATGTGAGAAGCACGTGGAAAACCTGGTGGAGGCTTTTCCTGGTGGGAAACCTGCATGGGAATGGTTGTCCCAAGGCAGATGAGGGCTGCCCGGGGATGTCAGTGCTGTCTCTGTgcagtcccagctctctgctgagGGATCTATGTTGTGGGTTGGGGAAATTCAGTTTGGACATGGCTGTGTGATGGGTAACCCCGACCTATTGCTGCCCAGCGAGAGCAGAGAGGGAgttgagcagcagcaggtcctcGGGGCTGGTTGGTTCAGGGTTGGATTTTAAGGTGTATGAGGCTGTTGATGTGTTGCTGCTGAGCAAGGGTAATCTCCCCATGGCACTGAATTACTCTGTCCCCCAGGGGCTGGTGCACCATGGCCCACAGCCAGTCTCGGAAGCGATCACGGAGCAGGAGCAAAAGCAGTTCTCGGAGCAgacaggagaggaaggagaagaaaaggaggaagagcagcaaggactcgcagcagggcagcagctctcctccGAGGAAGCGGACGTCTGGGTGTCACAGACACAAGTCGAGCTCAGTGGCAGCTAAGGAAGGTAGGCGAGAGGCCCATGACCTTGTGTTTTCACCCCATTTTCTGGGTGCAGGGGCACAGAGAGGGCCCAGGTGGGAGAAGAGGGTCCCTGCCTTAAATTAAATTGGTGTCTGTCACCTTGCTGTGCACTTTGTGCCCATTTTAGTCTCATTCTGACATGTGTGGAGCCCTGCAGCCCCTCGTGTGCTGGTCCGGCAGTGTGGAACCACATGCTGTGATGTGTTCAGGTTCTTTGCCACAGTGTTTGAGGGCTTTGCTGTTCAGGCCAGACAGAAACCAGGCTGGGAGGGGGGtaagcagcatccctgctgccacagggccagggctgctccACTCAACCTCTTCTTATATattgcagaaaagaagaaagaaagaaaggacaaaaagaagaggaaggcaaGTACCTCTTCCTCTGAGACAGCATCTTcatccaccagctcctcctcatcttcctcttcttccagctcctcttCTGATGACTCCAGTGACAGTGACTCCAAAACAAAGAAGAGTCgacacagcaaaaaaaagcgagcaaaagagaaagacaagaagaagaagaagaagagaataaagaagaaatcaaaaaagAAGTCAAAGGAAAAGGCTAAGGAGGAGAAAGCCAAGGGAGAATCAGTGCCCGGCCCCTCGCTGGagcagtggcagaaggaatCTCTGGTGGACTCTGGACCAGGTAACGATGGTGTTTGCCTCCTGCTGAGGCCAGGGCACACAGGCATCGTGCTGGGGAAAGATGCTCACACAGTGTCCTTCCAGGTGGGATGTCTGAGGGAAGCAGGGCTGTGCACAGGGAGGAGCTCCAGGCTCTCCTCCCTCCTGTGTATTGTGGCCACCTTCGAGCCACATCAGGCAAATATAAGGGGCCACATTCAGAGATTGATTTGTGAAGTGTTTAGATGTAGTTTATAGATGTGAGCGGGGCACAAAGGTGCCAGATGGAAGGACACAGTCAGCAGTAACACACTGGCAAAGTTGGTGCTGGATTTGGGATGTGAAGCAGCCCTTCCTTTGCATGGTTCATCACTGAACCCCCAGTACTACCAGGAAATAGGTGCAGCACGTGTGTCTGTTCAGGCATGGTGCTGTGCccctcagcaggagctggcccCTATCATGGCTCTAACTGATGTATTCCAGTTTTGACAGATGAACAAAAGTCCCGAATCCAGGCTATGAAGCCAATGACAAAGGAAGAATGGGATGCGAGGCAGAGCGTCATAAGGAGAGTGGTGGATCCTGAAACAGGGAGAACCAGGTATGATGTCTGGGGAAAAGGCAGGCGGgttctccatccccatccatgCTGTGTGGGCTGAATCCTGGAGGATGCCTGTCCATGGCACTGCAGTATCATAGGTGGACCCAAGTCCCCTTGAGCAGCAAAGGCTGATCCCTCACAGATCTCCCCTGGTCAGACCTGGTGTAACTTCCCCCCAAAAGTGATGTTTTTGACATCAGACTGTGCTGGGGCTCCATGCAAGGAGCACTGGGCTGTGTCCCAGCCAGGAGCTGTGGGGTACAGACACAGAGCACGCTGCTCCTGGAGGCAGGAGGTTTATTCCTTGTACTGTCACAAGTTCAGCTTGTCCCTGTTATATGGGATTGTGCAATCCCATATAACAGGGGCAGAACAGGAACCAGGGGGGTGACTGACACCTCACCCCACTGCCTCATGCACTTACCTTTCAGCTCCGAAGCGCTTGGCCCCAGTTAGCACCGAGGTGCAGGTGAGGAGGGAGCGTGTGCCCCTTGGGGTTACACACAACAATCAACCCAAAGTTCATGTGGCTGCCAAACAGAAATGACCCAGTTTTTAGTAAACTGCATCTTCCCAGCAAGCAGCAAACATCACACTGAAGAGAACTGGGTATGACAAGTCCAGGCTTAAAATAGAAGGCAGCCTGCAGGGCTCAGGGAGGTGTGGAACAAAGGTCAGTTCCCTGTAAGGCATGTAATGAAGACAATTAAGTTTCTGCTCACGGTTGGAGGTGTGAGCTGCTTGGAATTTGCTCAGCAAGATGCTCTCTGGTGTGGCCTGGCTGCCTTTCAGGCTCAGACTGGCTCCTCATTCTGAATGGTTCAGCGCTTCCCTGAACCAGGACCAGACCTGAACCTGTGtgtgagaaagggaagaggttTTTGCAGGGGTTGGGGTCACTCCTAGTGACAGTGAAGCTTGGGGCAGGGACGGGTGGCCCGTGCAGGGGGAGGCTGATTTCTGTGGGGACCACATCTGTCCTTGCTGCAGTGTGGTGACATCAATCCCTCAAGAGCAGTGGGAAAGCCTGACATGCTATTTAAGCAACAGAAGTCACATAATAGAACTTCAGGGGTAGGTCATCACTGGTCTTACCTAGAGGTGCATCAGCTCAGCACTTGGTCCCAGGCACGTACTGCTATGAAGGAGCTGATGGCAAAACACTGCCCTTGGGGTGCAGTGGGGGGACAGCACCATCTGCGGCGGGGAAACAGCGTGTCTGGTGGTAGTCTTCATGGCCCATGGGCCTGTGCTTGTCTTCCAGGCTTATTAAAGGAGATGGAGAAGTACTGGAAGAAATCGTCAGCAAGGAGAGACACAAGGAGATTAACAAGGTAATGGGAACGTGCCGCCGGCATGAGCTGAGGGTTGGTGcagccagggagctgctgtgcccagAGGCATTGCCTTTCCTCCCTGAGGACCCCACTGACTCTACCAGggcaaacagctctgcaggggctgCGGGTGGGTGCTGGTGGTCCTTCCTCCTCGGGCAGGTGATGCTGTGAGCACCCGTGTCTCTCTCTTTGCAGCAAGCCACCCGGGGGGATGGTCTGGCCTTCCAGGCAAGGACGGGGATGCTGCAGTGAGCACACAAGCACCAGCCGTGCCAGGAGCCTGTCCTGCTGCCCGGGCCAGCGCAGCCTCTGCCTCTGGACCATGCAGGCAGCACCACGGCAAGATGCTTCCCCAGGGGCATTTCCAGCCGCTCTGTAAGTTACTGACTGGAAAGGAGAGAGACTTTAATAGTTCATCTCCCAGTAAACAacttctcccctccctttcctgACTGAGGCCGATACGGCTGTAATGCCCTTGAGCTCTGCCTGTCCTTTTGAggctcagcagcacccaggggatGTGCtcgctggtgctgctgcccctcaGCTCTGGGCTTTGGCGGGTGGGAGCCAATGCTGTGGCCAGGACAAGGTGTGCAGCTGGCTGCCGCTTTTTACCTTCAGTGGCTGCTCATAGCTCCTTCCTTGCTGGATCTGCATGCCCTGTGCTTACCCGGTGCTGCAGGCTTGCAGGCACTCAACCAACCCTGCTCAGAGACAAGCAGCCGTGCTGCCGCATGGCTCTGCTCAGGCACATTCAAGTGCCACCCTCCGCTGTGTCCCCAAGGCTTTATTcagcctttctgcagctttatCTGGGGTGCTTTGCAGGGGGGTGGCTTTGCCTTGCTGTCTGTTCCTGCATGCAAGTCGtgtcccttccctgcagcaatGGGGCTCTGGGCTTCTCAAGGCCCATGCCCATGAGCACTGTGAAGCAAACAGCCAGCCTTTCCCCCACTGTGAACGTCATAAACCTACAAACtgtaataaaacccaaaaaggacaaaagattAAAGGACAAATGGGTCATGCAGGACTGATCTGCACAGAGTTTCCATGTTCTGTTCATGGCTGTAACCCCATTAAACTGGTGCCTGCTCACGTCTTGGGTTTTGCGACTTGTCTGTTTCTAGAGTCTTCCCCCCCCTCATATAAAAAGCAGACAGAGAAGAGCCTTCCCATTTCTTTAATCTGTGTAACTCACAATGATACTGTACACAAAGCACACCCAGGCATTGGAACGATGCACTAACagcaaggaagagaaggaagttGTACAGAAGGGTTTGTCACACACAAGCGAGTCATCGGCACGGTGCTGTACACCCAGGGGCGTACCCAGCGCCCTCGGGCATGCCCTCCGGCGTTCCCCACGCGCCTCTGTTACCCCTAAAGCAagtttttataaagaaaaatataactaACATCCTTGGAATATAAAATTGACAGTCGAGGGGGTATCAACAGGCAGAGAGGGTGCTGAggaggacagggagggggaCCGTAAGGCTTCTAGAACTAATAGGAAATGCAGCAAACAGTGGCGATACCTGAAGaaggggctgctgcagcaagcACGGAGGCTgccgggcggcgcgggggggtTTGTTGtaaccctttggctagttcCTGCTCTCGGCTCGCGTATCGGACACTGTAAACGTTTTTGGTATTAGGATTTCGCCTCATCTTGACGGAGTGATGCGGAAACCCAGCAAACCGGCTCGGAGGGAATGCATGGGGCTcctctttttattcttaaaagaCTTTTAAAGGGACAGCGTCAGGTAGAAAGTCTGGCCCGATAGTGCAGTAATACAAAAAGCTGCTTGTCTTTATAAAAACTCTGAGCTCCGCAGCAAAGTTGGATTCCCATGGAAACAACGAAGaacaaggagaggctgaggcaGCCTGTGCAGCGCGGGCTGCGTTGTGCTCGTGTGTGAGAACAGGAcgtgggctgcagcagcagcagcgcgaCCGTCGCTGGTCGCACCGAGGGCTGCCCAGACAACggtgaagggaggaaggagtACAAGAAACTTCAGATTCTTTTCATTGCAAACAAGTGGTTCGTAACAAAAGGTAAGATTAGGTCTTTAACCTGACAGTGCCCCTTTAGTAAGGATGGAATATACATTCATCTTTTCCCTCACTGCATCCAGACGGATCCTCTTCCATACAGGTGGAAAGGCATCGGGTCACATGCATTGCTCTCCAAAACAGCTCGGAACAAACAGGTTATAAACACAGAGTTAAACTATTGCTATTGTTCTTTGAGTGAGTAGCATGTTGATCTTTGCTTCAGATAGATGAGTGCCAGATGGGGGCGGCTGAGGATAGATTGATGTAGACTATGATGGACTGAATCGGTGGAGGAAAACTTACTGGCGTGTTTCCTGGTAACTACACCCACCTCCTCTGGTATTATTGCAGCAATAAAGGTCCTGCTCTACAATTGCTTCTCCGTGTTGGATCCGTACAATGGCAACGGATGGGGGGCCAGGGAAAGGACCCGGGCAAGTTTCAAGAAGCTCAACAAAGGATGAGGACGGAGGTGCTATGATTGTCAGTCTAACTGGTTAGTAGCCATTTAAAACATGGAGTGATGGAGAGGTGAGTATAATATTGCACTTCTGCATTCATTGACGTTACATTAAACTTGGTCcataaaataattgctttgtaCATAATGCCTGAAAcaaaaagctacatttttaaatattaataaaccCTGAAGGTTCCAGTCCCTCCAgacatttgttgttttttttttttttcctctacataaataaataactttcaATTTTATATATCCACTTTTTATGTTGAACATTTACATTCGCCTCTGTTTTACACTATCTACACATAAGAAAATGTGAACATCTTGTCAGCATTGGAAAATGTACAGATCATGCCTCAGTTGTGGACTTGGAGGAAAGTTGAATTTTGCAAAGGCCATATCCAAATTTGCAGGAATTATTGTGTGATGTGGTTTGGTGACTTCACAGGATGGATTTGTGGCTTGGCTTCCTACTCAGATGGCATCTGTTGGATAGAACATTCGACTAGCAAAAAGCTGCGATAACTCACGTTGGTTTTTAAACCCAGTCAAGCTCTGGATGTACATTCAGAGAGAGCTAAACCGAGTCGGCAGAAAGGGAAGTCAGTTTTCGGTAACAAAAGTCATCAGATACATTCTGTACTTGAATCATTATCAAAGAGAAGTGGTTAAACATGTTGCAGTCAAGGCTGCAAGACGTGGGAGCTGCACTGGGCAGCAGGTGGGCAGGTGGGTTCCAGTGCTccaccagcagctcagcactgtccctcctctgcctccGCTTCGACCCTCCAGCGCCACGAACACGAGATCTGCCTCGGGTGTCTGATAAGTTAAGATTTGCCTACCGTGGCCCAGAGCCGGTGAGCAGAGCAGCGTTCACAGTGCTGTGTATCTCAGTGCGGCCGTCCTGCACTTCAGATTGAAACAGGTAATAAAATGAAGCAGCCAGTCTAAAAAATTCTTTGTTATAAATAAGATCCTCGTAAGTAGAAAGTGATATAAAGACAGGGAAGTGTGGAGGGGGGAGCGGGGTTACACGCAGTCGGGGAGCTCAGTAGGACTATAAAATCTCCATGTGAAGAGGCCAACTGGAGTCTGTAAATGGGCACCACGGGGTGGGTGCCCCTCTGCCCCGGGAGGTGTGTGCAAGGAGGGAACTGGACCCATTGCTGGGGCCAGGCTGACCCAGGAGGGACAGGACTAAGGGGCTTTTGGTGAGCCCTCGCTCTAGGCACTGTtctcctccagtgctgctgctcctgtgccgCTCGCCCTGCACACCCACAGCTCCCCTCTGCCATGCACCCAGCCCTGGCTCgctccagcagcacacaaaCCATCAGCTCAGGCACATCCACTGAGAAACACACCAGGAAATTTTAAGATATGGCCTTTTCTTAAGGTTGCCTGACGTTGGCACACTTCCTTACAGTCTCCTTACTGCTGGAAAAACTTCTGCACagattgtttttttccctttataaatatatacatatatatacgtgtgtgtgtgcatatgtatatgcacataatgtatatatatacacacacaccctgGCTTAGCAATAGTTCATTGTCATGCACTACAAACAGTTAGGTGTAGCTACATGAGATGGTAACAGGTTTCCATTCTAAAAATCATCAGTGCAAAAAACAATGAGGTTTTACAGTTCAGTAACTACAGGTAAAAGAAGCAAGTCTGGTTTCCCATGAAAGCTGCTACTGAACTTGGAGAGAACCTGGGAAGAAGAAATCGTCTCAGAGGTGGGTGTTGAGAGAGTCAGACCCTGCATTTGGATGAGAAGAACTGCAATGCCATGTAGCTGCTGAGTGCCTTCAGCTGCTTCCGAATATACGGTGGTTACTTTTGGAAAGGATATATAGCGAGAATATTTGGAGACTTTTAACAGCAAATTAAGTGTCTGAGGTTTGTAATAGCTCAAACAAAATAGCTTGTGTTCCTCTTTTAATAGGTCAATGCATTGAATTCCATCGGCTTCTAAAAGgtctctttaaaaaataacagtaataacgACCCCACTTTTTTGGGTGTGAATCTGCCGACATTCTGCCCCTACCAACAGCATCGACACATCCTTATGCTTCACCACTGCATGTTCTCCTTGAGAAAGTGGCTGCACTTGAAGCTCTTTGTACAGGTAAAGCTCTCGGTTGctctgcctggcacagcccatGATAAATCCCTCGCTTGGGGCTGTCTGTGCCAGGAAACAGCGTTatcaaaccccaaacccaccccgTGCCGGTACCAGCAGAGCAGTCTGACTCCTGGGACAACCAAGAAGTTCCCCAGCCTCATCCCCTGTTCCTGTGGCTCTGAGGACAGCACTCGGTCACGCGTATCGGAGCGATGGCTAACAAGGCGAGGAGGCACGTATTTACAGTCACTAAACCTGGATaagagaaggaggcaggagagagTGCGATCTTGACCTGGAGACATTTCCCCCCCTGATTTCCAGCTGTTCCTTGGGCTCATGCTGCACAAACCTCATGCTCCCGCTGTAAGGCCTGCACGTTCTGCGTGGGAAACATCCCGTCTCTTCCCAGAATACCATGATGTTATTAGAGTAGCACCATATTTACCCTTCCAGCCCGTAACGCCGGCCTcatccctcttttccttttgttttctcctccgGTGGCTGCAGCCGACAGTCGCTGGCTCCGGCCTGGCTACTTCTGCCCCAAGAGGCCAGACTCCAGTCGGGACGCTGCGCTCCGGCCCCAGCACCCCGTGGCGATGCTCATGCTTCTTTGGCTGCGTTCCCTGTCCCTCTCCCTGTCGGTGTCGGACTGGCTCTGGGTGCGCTCGGGGCGGTGGCCGGCGCTGCTGACCGAAGGCTGGGAGGAGATGGTCCGCAGGAGGTGGTTCCTCTTGCGCAGGAACTCGGTCTGGCTGGGCAGCCCGAAGCTGCCCTTCCGCAGCGCCATGCGCGTGGTGTTCTTGGCAGGGCGCGAGCGGTGGTTGTACTCCAGCTGGGCCAAGTGGGCTGCGTACCCCTCCGTGATGAACTGCGGGACAAGAGGGATGAGGGCAGGCGTTAGACACATCTCCACTAGCAGCCAAACACCTTTGCTATGTCAGGTTCTCCAGCAAGATGCGGAACCACCCAGACAGATGTATGTGGCACTGATATGTGGGACAGTTCCCATCCTCTTGGCAAACACTAGCTCAGTCACCCACGATGACCAAATCCCCACCGCCCTCCCATGGGAGACCCTTGGCAGCACCTCCAGCGCTCAGACAAGCTGGCTCCTACCTGACACTGGCTCTGCAGCTTCTTGGTGGGTCGGCCAACAATGTAGATGTGGGTGGGCGGGAGGCTGATGGAGCTGTACACAGAGATGTCCTTAGTAGATCCATATGCCGCATGGATCCTCATTTGGAGCTGTGGAGAGAGGAAGCAACACGTGGTCAGAACATGCGGGCGCCCCGTGCTGCTCAACAGGCAgggcttttggtttttaacagcATTTGTGGGAATCTCAGGTCAATAACTTACGTAAGTTCCCAGCTGGAGAATGCACCACTGTGCAAAGCACTAATTAACAGAGTTGGGGATGTTTACAGGCCAGAACAAGAGGAGTAACAGCAGTACAAAAGCAGATCTCTGCTTCCTGATCCACAACCTTCCCTTGATGTCTGTGGGGGGCAGAGATGCCGCACGCTTCACTGCTGACTTGTcagggggagaggagcagcTTGCAACCCCCTGCAGGAATCACTAGTGGGGAGTGTTCCCTCCACCAGCCATGCTGCTGCATGTGACACTGCTGTTTAACTCTGCCgggcagagggagaagggacaggcagcaaaatatgctgcttttcagggATTTGTCTGCCTCCATTctgagcagagagcagctcctggccaAGCCTTGCCTTAGGGGGCTTAGAAGAGAAAGCGGACACTGGTTCCACCATGGACCAGCTGGCTTTGCCCCCAAAGCCACAGGCAGACCAGGGAGATGGAAATGAAATCCCTGACCCTGGTCACAAACTTGTTCTTCTGGAGGATAagggagagcaggcaggaagTAAGGGCCAGCTGCTCTCACCACTGTGACTTGGGCTGAAACAAGAGTCCAAGAGAGTTAATGAGGGGCTTTCCCTGCTATTCAATGCCAGGCACAAGTGCTCAGGACACTGGCAGTTCCTCTACTTGCCAGGCAGAAAAACCCCTTGTTATATCTGGAGCTTTTCTGAGGCTCTGGGCTGAGTGATATTAAGACCTCCCAGGGGTCAAACGCTTGGGAAGATGCTCTGTGGAGCCTCCCATTGGGGCTGTGCGGTACAAGGCCATGTCTGCAGCAGCTCTATGTCCTCTCAGATCTGCTGGTTACACCACAGGCAGCCAGAAAGCCACCAAAGAGGTGAAAAAAGCATACACATGGGCAAGGGAGGCACTGCAGCCTCTGTTTCATTAGACATTTGGTGTTGGAAGgaccagtgctgagcagagatgACACAATTTGACAGCGTAGACACTTCTGTAGAGCaataaaaggctgaaaataaaatgaacagatTAATCTTCTACTGCGGGTCACATCGCTGCCAAGAGACTGGTGCTGACAGGGGCAATTGGACGAGGAGCAATCTAAAGCCCGTGCTACGATCACGTTTCAGCAGAGCCCATCTGTGGCTTACGTCTGTGATGAGGGATTTCAGGAAGTTGGCCTTGTGCCGCAGCGGGTCGTGCACGAGCCCATCGCAGAAGGAGACGATGCCGTGGGGGAAGTTGTGCTGTGCTAACCACGCTACCACCCTCTGCTTCTGCATGTCGGGGCGGCCCGTGACATAGATAATGAGGTAGCCAAGGTCTTGCCAGTGCCTAGAAGGAAAGGCACAAGTCAATGGGTTGCAGACCTAGAGTAATGCCGGTGTAAAACACACTGACTGTCCCACAGACCCTGCCGCCGACCTTACAACGTCGACTGCTCCGGCGCGGACTTTGGGGTCGCTGCCCATGATGGATACACTGGCTGCAAAGGAGCCGTCGATGCTGAACACCACAAACTCTGTCCCCTTTGGCAGGACCGTGATGTAGCTGTCTGCATACGTGTGGTCACCCCTGAAAGGGATATAGGTACTTATAGGCATCAAGATATTCAGAAGGCATCACCGAGGCCTGCAGCACACCACAAGGCCAAAGCAGCAACCAAATCTGGCCCAAGGGATCTAACAGTGATGCCACCCTGAGCGATGGGCACTGCATGAGGACTCTGTGTTAAAGTGGGGATGGAAATAGTACTCTGGAGCCCTAGTGTCAGTGACTCAAGAATATACCCCCAGAAAACCATTGCTGGGTTCACCACTAAAGatgctcccttcctcccccttccaGAGCTCAACACTCAACTGGAGCTGAACTGGAGCCCCTGGGCTGTGAATTATCACTATTACAAAGTTCTGTCCTTCAAGGACAAGTTTATGGTCTTTAAAATAcacccagctctgcagtttTGCAGAAGACCATGAGGCCATAGAGCTGGGTGCAGAAGGCCTGCTCCTGCAATGGGAGCTCAGTCACCACGCTGTTGATGATGCAGGAGTTGGAATAAAACATGGATCTTCCACTTAGAGCTGTAAAATACAAATGGCTTCATGCCTGTTGCTGGGAAATCAGGCTCTGAAGCCACCCAACAAGCAGAGCTGCCCCACAAGGAGGGATCATATTCTACAGTCATCAAATTCCTCTTCTGTTCCTCTTGCAAACTAAGCCCCAGCGCCCCAAGGTACCTGACCACCATCTTGACAGGGTACACGCCGATGCCCAGGCGCCGGTTCTCAGGAATGACATAGGAAATCCTGCCACTGCTGTTGCTGATCTCTGTGTCAAAGTAAACCCACTCCCCTGACGGCGGCTGGGTCATGATGTGAATGTCCACCTGGGAAGGCAGCAAGGCTGGGTCAGCAACAGCATCAAAGACACAGATGAATAGAGCAAGACAAGCATGAGGACCTTCTCCCAATCCCCTCTGGACAGCAGCAGTTCTGGATCCTGCTTCCAGCCTCTGCACTTCACAGATGTGAGCTGAGAAGCACCAAAACATCAGGATACTGGAATGAAACCCAGCCTTGGTGGTGAAGACCTCCATGACTGAACACTGTTCGTGGTAGGAGGCACCACACAAACCTGAGTGGGGGAACCTGGCCAAGATGCAAAGGTAGCAAACCCCATCAGGACCAAGGGAGCGCTGACCAGCATCACCACAGTCCATGTTCCCCACACTTTTCACCACATGGTGCACAACCCCATAGCAGACAGTACCTTTTCTCCTGTGAGTGTGACCATATCTAATGGACCGTACATAAACCTTCCAGTTAAGGTCTGGGGCCCATCTTCATTAGCGATGGTGTCGTTTATCCTGTGGTTGGCTGTGACGTTCTGCACAAGtcaagagggaaagagga comes from Strigops habroptila isolate Jane chromosome 11, bStrHab1.2.pri, whole genome shotgun sequence and encodes:
- the ARL6IP4 gene encoding ADP-ribosylation factor-like protein 6-interacting protein 4 isoform X4; translation: MRPAWAWRAPELKSAAQVPAGPAHGGRKWEGRERGAGGGCSGRCRRGPARPGRGAGAPWPTASLGSDHGAGAKAVLGADRRGRRRKGGRAARTRSRAAALLRGSGRLGVTDTSRAQWQLRKKRRKKERTKRRGSSSSDDSSDSDSKTKKSRHSKKKRAKEKDKKKKKKRIKKKSKKKSKEKAKEEKAKGESVPGPSLEQWQKESLVDSGPDEQKSRIQAMKPMTKEEWDARQSVIRRVVDPETGRTRLIKGDGEVLEEIVSKERHKEINKQATRGDGLAFQARTGMLQ
- the ARL6IP4 gene encoding ADP-ribosylation factor-like protein 6-interacting protein 4 isoform X1 produces the protein MKLKDETSLGLAGSGTKERGSGAGRTRARRPEVGGERARSRRRVLRSVPAGPGPARPRGWCTMAHSQSRKRSRSRSKSSSRSRQERKEKKRRKSSKDSQQGSSSPPRKRTSGCHRHKSSSVAAKEEKKKERKDKKKRKASTSSSETASSSTSSSSSSSSSSSSSDDSSDSDSKTKKSRHSKKKRAKEKDKKKKKKRIKKKSKKKSKEKAKEEKAKGESVPGPSLEQWQKESLVDSGPVLTDEQKSRIQAMKPMTKEEWDARQSVIRRVVDPETGRTRLIKGDGEVLEEIVSKERHKEINKQATRGDGLAFQARTGMLQ
- the ARL6IP4 gene encoding ADP-ribosylation factor-like protein 6-interacting protein 4 isoform X2; translation: MKLKDETSLGLAGSGTKERGSGAGRTRARRPEVGGERARSRRRVLRSVPAGPGPARPRGWCTMAHSQSRKRSRSRSKSSSRSRQERKEKKRRKSSKDSQQGSSSPPRKRTSGCHRHKSSSVAAKEEKKKERKDKKKRKASTSSSETASSSTSSSSSSSSSSSSSDDSSDSDSKTKKSRHSKKKRAKEKDKKKKKKRIKKKSKKKSKEKAKEEKAKGESVPGPSLEQWQKESLVDSGPDEQKSRIQAMKPMTKEEWDARQSVIRRVVDPETGRTRLIKGDGEVLEEIVSKERHKEINKQATRGDGLAFQARTGMLQ
- the ARL6IP4 gene encoding ADP-ribosylation factor-like protein 6-interacting protein 4 isoform X3, with product MRPAWAWRAPELKSAAQVPAGPAHGGRKWEGRERGAGGGCSGRCRRGPARPGRGAGAPWPTASLGSDHGAGAKAVLGADRRGRRRKGGRAARTRSRAAALLRGSGRLGVTDTSRAQWQLRKKRRKKERTKRRGSSSSDDSSDSDSKTKKSRHSKKKRAKEKDKKKKKKRIKKKSKKKSKEKAKEEKAKGESVPGPSLEQWQKESLVDSGPVLTDEQKSRIQAMKPMTKEEWDARQSVIRRVVDPETGRTRLIKGDGEVLEEIVSKERHKEINKQATRGDGLAFQARTGMLQ